In a single window of the Arachis hypogaea cultivar Tifrunner chromosome 6, arahy.Tifrunner.gnm2.J5K5, whole genome shotgun sequence genome:
- the LOC112755893 gene encoding conserved oligomeric Golgi complex subunit 8 encodes MEHQSHSAEETTSSSPMAALLPLASDSQQPYVSELLSFTLDRLHKEPELLRVDAERIRRQMQEVAVTNYRAFISAADALIAIREEVTSIDKHLEALINEVPKLTSGCTEFIESAEQILEKRKMNQTMLANHSTLLDLLEIPQLMDTCVRNGNYDEALDLEAFVGKLSTMHPKLPVIQALAAEVRLTTQSLLSQLLQKLRSNIQLPECLRIIGYLRRIGVFSEYGMRLLFLRCREAWLTGILEDLDQSNPYEYLKGMINCHRMHLFDVVNQYRAIFADDTSGSEENYDGGLLFSWSMHQITSHLQTLKVMLPKITEGGSLSNILDQCMYCAMGLGWVGLDFRGLLPSLFEEAVLNLFSKNMSTAVDNFQLVLDSHRWVPLPAVGFHANTVGEESQEDVTPPSYLMEHPPLAVFINGVSAAMNELRPCAPISLKHVLAQELIKGLRAVSDSLLLYNTTRVLRANESGLFLSLCRAFIEVAYPHSATCFGRCYPGGATIIMDAKNLYDGISRLLETSSAARELPKPVNNGKAKGADENGDVPAAAENGETTTAKESKAINADEVVVDKVPIPETEQEHTNIEKPMNDSVTS; translated from the exons ATGGAGCATCAGTCTCATAGCGCAGAGGAAACGACGTCGTCTTCTCCGATGGCCGCGCTGCTCCCCTTGGCCTCCGACTCGCAGCAACCTTACGTCTCCGAACTCCTCTCCTTCACCCTCGATCGCCTCCACAAG GAACCGGAGCTGCTTCGCGTTGATGCGGAGCGGATCCGGCGGCAAATGCAGGAGGTAGCCGTAACGAATTACCGGGCGTTCATTTCCGCCGCGGATGCATTGATAGCGATTCGTGAGGAAGTTACCTCTATTGACAAGCATCTTGAAGCcttg ATAAATGAAGTCCCAAAGCTGACATCTGGATGCACTGAGTTCATAGAATCTGCAGAACAGATTCTGGAAAAGAGGAAGATGAACCAAACAATGCTAGCCAATCATAGCACTTTGTTAGACTTGCTAGAAATTCCCCAACTTATGGACAC TTGTGTACGAAATGGAAATTATGATGAGGCCCTAGATTTGGAAGCATTTGTTGGTAAACTTTCAACCATGCATCCCAA GTTGCCAGTTATTCAAGCATTAGCCGCAGAAGTTAGGTTAACTACCCAATCACTACTTTCTCAGCTTCTTCAGAAACTTCGCTCAAATATTCAG TTACCCGAATGCCTCCGCATTATTGGATATTTACGGCGAATAGGAGTATTTAGTGAGTATGGAATGCGCTTGCTG TTCTTAAGATGCCGTGAAGCTTGGCTTACTGGTATACTTGAGGATCTGGACCAGAGCAATCCGTATGAGTACCTAAAAGGGATGATTAACTGTCACAGAATGCATCTTTTTGACGTTGTTAATCAATATCGAGCAATATTTGCTGATGATACTTCAGGAAGTGAGGAAAATTATGATGGTGGGCTTCTTTTTAGTTGGTCAATGCATCAAATTACATCACATCTTCAAACTTTGAAAGTTATGCTTCCAAAAATAACTGAAGGTGGATCTCTCTCAAATATTTTGGATCAGTGCATG TACTGTGCTATGGGACTTGGATGGGTTGGACTAGATTTTCGAGGCTTGCTCCCATCACTCTTTGAAGA GGCTGTTCTTAACTTATTCTCAAAGAATATGAGTACCGCAGTAGATAACTTTCAG TTGGTCTTGGATTCGCATCGGTGGGTTCCGCTCCCAGCTGTTGGCTTCCATGCAAATACTGTTGGTGAAGAAAGTCAGGAGGATGTCACTCCACCATCTTATTTGATGGAGCATCCACCTCTTGCTGTTTTTATTAATG GTGTATCTGCAGCAATGAATGAACTGCGTCCATGTGCCCCAATAAGTCTAAAACATGTCCTTGCCCAAGAATTGATTAAGGGATTACGAGCTGTTTCTGATTCATTGTTGCTGTACAATACAACTCGAGTGCTCAGAGCGAACGAATCAGGACTTTTCCTCTCACTCTGCCGGGCATTTATTGAG GTTGCTTATCCTCATTCTGCAACATGTTTTGGACGATGTTACCCCGGTGGAGCAACAATTATTATGGATGCTAAGAACTTGTATGACGGAATCAGCCGCCTATTAGAGACATCCTCTGCTGCAAGAGAGCTCCCAAAACCAGTGAACAATGGCAAAGCAAAGGGTGCAGATGAGAATGGTGATGTTCCGGCAGCAGCAGAGAACGGAGAAACAACTACCGCCAAAGAATCCAAAGCCATCAATGCTGATGAGGTGGTGGTGGACAAAGTCCCTATTCCAGAGACAGAACAAGAACACACCAATATTGAAAAGCCCATGAATGATAGTGTGACATCTTAA
- the LOC112755892 gene encoding fatty-acid-binding protein 2: MKNDWLYPMDSDSLYPDSLFFNVDPFIVHNFINSNTIFSFLENSRSFGNDAFCCVSKFAGAFLLLFTGASTSNLAQDIAGSNNGYGGIRMGNGGGAGVATTGSSVRVKNVPSVGNDDGFGFRFRSKRKRNFSSASLGKVSSLTMDLIWREAKRFQSFPVLSLAAALVPPLQNLSSNVLAGPWQDPDVPMHGGTEQVAKEVERQGCPRLLFHELNLAKAAVEPKTGIEFPMILENALAGEQSAGFNSEVLVGTGSKNMTIVRIKSLKLYAFGFYVHPYSLCQKLGPKYASISTEELNNCQDIYQDLLREDITMTVRLVINCRGMKINSVRDAFEKSLRARLVKTNPSTDFNCITAFGSHFTQDIPLPLGTVVEFRRTVDGRLITEIGGNQIGSVHSKELCRAFFDMYLGDFPVCEQTKDEIGRNIANIIRKC, encoded by the exons ATGAAGAACGATTGGTTATACCCAATGGATTCTGATTCTCTGTATCCGGATTCACTCTTCTTCAATGTGGATCCttttattgttcacaatttcatAAACTCTAACACGATCTTTTCTTTTCTCGAGAATTCTAGAAGCTTCGGGAATGACGCGTTCTGCTGCGTTTCGAAGTTCGCCGGCGCGTTTTTGCTATTGTTCACTGGCGCTTCCACCTCGAATTTGGCGCAGGACATTGCAGGTTCCAATAACGGTTATGGCGGAATTCGAATGGGGAATGGTGGTGGTGCTGGTGTTGCAACTACTGGTTCTTCTGTTAGGGTTAAGAATGTGCCTAGCGTTGGAAATGATGACGGGTTTGGGTTTCGGTTTAGGTCGAAAAGGAAGAGAAATTTTTCGTCTGCGAGTTTGGGAAAGGTTTCGAGTTTAACGATGGATTTGATTTGGAGAGAAGCTAAGAGGTTTCAATCGTTCCCTGTTCTTTCATTAGCTGCAGCATTGGTGCCACCACTTCAAAATTT ATCATCAAATGTACTAGCTGGCCCATGGCAGGATCCTGATGTGCCAATGCATGGAGGAACCGAACAAGTGGCTAAGGAGGTTGAGCGCCAAGGATGTCCCCGTTTGTTGTTTCATGAATTGAATCTAGCAAAAGCTGCAGTGGAGCCTAAAACTGGAATTGAGTTTCCTATGATTCTGGAAAATGCGTTGGCTGGAGAGCAGAGTGCTGGCTTCAACTCTGAG GTGCTGGTTGGTACAGGATCTAAAAACATGACAATAGTTAGAATCAAGTCACTGAAGCTCTATGCTTTTGGATTCT ATGTTCATCCATACTCCCTCTGTCAGAAACTGGGCCCAAAATATGCATCAATTTCCACTGAGGAACTGAATAATTGTCAGGATATCTACCAGGATCTTCTGAG GGAAGATATCACTATGACAGTCAGGCTTGTTATAAATTGCAGGGGAATGAAAATTAACAGTGTGAGAGA TGCTTTCGAGAAGTCACTTCGGGCTCGACTTGTTAAG ACAAATCCCTCCACAGACTTCAATTGCATAACTGCATTTGGTTCACACTTCACACAGGATATTCCTTTACCGTTG GGAACAGTAGTTGAATTCCGACGAACAGTTGATGGACGTTTGATAACTGAAA TTGGTGGCAATCAGATTGGAAGTGTCCACAGCAAAGAATTGTGCA GAGCTTTCTTTGACATGTACCTTGGAGATTTCCCTGTTTGTGAGCAAACAAAAGATGAGATTGGCAGGAACATTGCAAATATAATTAGGAAGTGTTGA